From one Deinococcus aquiradiocola genomic stretch:
- a CDS encoding DUF1501 domain-containing protein, with the protein MSDLDLNRRDFLKISAVAAYTISGMPGFLARAAAQASGGKTLVVVQLTGGNDGLNTLVPYSNGAYYAARPNIAIPKSDVLTLNRDLGMHPALKPLMGLWDAGQLAWMENVGYPNPNRSHFASMAIWHTADPSQASSEGWIGRISEQIGDPFCASNIGTSTPLALVAQQYALPTIDSVDNFQLKLPAGVQDAFDAMLGTPRDGEAAYLQQATRAMLKHTATVQANIGRYRAGTTYPDSKFAGQMKDIARLIASGTGQRVLYTSLGSFDTHAGQRADQDRLLTELAEGLKAFYADLEAQGLADNVVVMGFSEFGRRVAENDSAGTDHGEGSVMFALGRGVKGGVHGDSPDLEHLNQGDVIYRQDFRGVYAEALNGWLNLDARRILGGDFRGPGWLAS; encoded by the coding sequence ATGTCCGACCTCGACCTGAACCGCCGCGACTTCCTCAAGATCTCCGCCGTGGCCGCGTACACCATCTCCGGCATGCCGGGCTTCCTGGCCCGAGCGGCCGCGCAGGCCAGCGGCGGCAAGACGCTCGTCGTGGTGCAGCTCACCGGCGGCAACGACGGCCTGAACACCCTGGTGCCGTACAGCAACGGCGCGTACTACGCCGCGCGCCCCAACATCGCCATCCCGAAAAGCGACGTGCTGACCCTCAACCGCGACCTCGGCATGCACCCGGCCCTCAAACCCCTGATGGGCCTGTGGGACGCCGGGCAGCTCGCGTGGATGGAGAACGTCGGCTACCCCAACCCCAACCGCAGTCACTTCGCCAGCATGGCGATCTGGCACACGGCCGACCCCTCCCAGGCGAGCAGCGAAGGCTGGATCGGCCGCATCTCCGAACAGATCGGCGACCCGTTCTGCGCCAGCAACATCGGCACGTCCACGCCCCTCGCGCTCGTCGCGCAGCAGTACGCACTGCCCACCATCGACAGCGTCGACAACTTCCAGCTGAAGCTCCCGGCGGGCGTGCAGGACGCCTTCGACGCGATGCTCGGCACGCCCCGTGACGGCGAGGCCGCGTACCTGCAGCAGGCGACGCGCGCCATGCTGAAACACACCGCGACCGTGCAGGCCAACATCGGCAGGTACCGCGCGGGCACCACGTACCCCGACAGCAAGTTCGCGGGCCAGATGAAGGACATCGCGCGCCTCATCGCGTCCGGCACCGGGCAGCGGGTGCTGTACACGTCGCTCGGCAGCTTCGACACGCACGCCGGGCAGCGCGCCGACCAGGACCGCCTGCTCACCGAACTCGCCGAGGGCCTCAAGGCCTTCTACGCCGACTTGGAAGCGCAGGGCCTCGCGGACAACGTGGTCGTGATGGGCTTCAGCGAGTTCGGGCGGCGCGTCGCCGAGAACGACAGCGCGGGCACCGACCACGGCGAGGGCAGCGTGATGTTCGCGCTCGGGCGCGGCGTGAAGGGCGGCGTGCACGGCGACAGCCCCGACCTGGAGCACCTGAACCAGGGCGACGTGATCTACAGGCAGGACTTCCGGGGCGTGTACGCCGAGGCGCTCAACGGCTGGCTGAACCTCGACGCGCGCCGGATCCTGGGCGGCGACTTCCGCGGCCCCGGCTGGCTCGCCTCGTGA
- a CDS encoding VanW family protein, with amino-acid sequence MKRPVLALLVSALLAGALAQSTTPDPQPLPPAAPADPAVPADPTVPADPAVPVVPVDVPPLPEPQPAPTPTPTPDAPVTPAPLPLPTPDPAPAPLPAPATPTPGVTVPAQPVPAPAAPTPGVTVPVPTPDLTLVLDAPLKLLQDGRPVTGSARQTLVIPGERVAVLRRGGVVTTSLEADLRAFARKVGSAPQDARFEAYPSGWTLVQRDGVTVDLDRSRATLLAALKNPATRTVALTFSTQAPARTLNFFVSKGVTTFLATGQTNYYGSSRARITNIHVGASRFKDRMFEGRTFSFNTFLGDISEKTGFVPGLVIAGDRTATGVGGGICQVSSTVFRALYGAGLPIVERRNHSYQVHYYDPQGMDATIYQPSQDLRFANDTGGALWFQTDWDDAHARLTVNVFGAPRDYTVSVARPVTLSTTPSPADRLIPDPTLPAGQRRQVDWAAPGAQIRVTRSFLRDGKVFRTDTMNSTYVPWPNIYMVGTRK; translated from the coding sequence ATGAAGCGCCCAGTCCTCGCGTTGCTCGTCTCGGCCCTGCTGGCCGGGGCGCTCGCCCAGTCCACCACGCCTGACCCGCAACCCCTGCCGCCCGCTGCGCCCGCCGACCCTGCGGTGCCCGCCGATCCCACTGTGCCTGCCGATCCTGCCGTCCCGGTCGTGCCGGTGGACGTGCCGCCCCTGCCGGAACCGCAGCCCGCCCCGACGCCGACGCCGACGCCGGACGCGCCCGTGACGCCAGCGCCCCTCCCGCTCCCCACGCCCGACCCGGCCCCCGCCCCGCTTCCCGCCCCGGCCACCCCCACCCCGGGCGTCACCGTGCCCGCCCAGCCGGTCCCCGCGCCCGCCGCGCCCACGCCCGGCGTGACGGTCCCCGTGCCCACCCCGGACCTGACGCTCGTGCTGGACGCGCCCCTCAAACTCCTGCAGGACGGCAGGCCCGTGACCGGCAGCGCCCGCCAGACCCTCGTGATTCCCGGCGAGCGCGTCGCCGTCCTGCGGCGCGGCGGGGTCGTCACGACCAGCCTGGAGGCCGACCTGCGCGCCTTCGCCCGCAAGGTCGGCAGCGCCCCGCAGGACGCGCGCTTCGAGGCGTACCCGAGCGGCTGGACGCTGGTGCAGCGGGACGGCGTGACGGTGGACCTCGACAGGTCACGCGCCACCCTGCTCGCCGCCCTCAAGAACCCTGCCACGCGCACCGTCGCCCTCACGTTCAGCACCCAGGCGCCCGCCCGCACCCTGAACTTTTTCGTCTCGAAGGGCGTCACGACCTTCCTCGCGACCGGACAGACGAACTATTACGGCTCCAGCCGCGCGCGCATCACGAACATCCACGTCGGCGCGAGCCGCTTCAAGGACCGCATGTTCGAAGGCAGGACCTTCTCCTTCAACACCTTCCTGGGCGACATCAGCGAGAAGACGGGCTTCGTGCCGGGCCTCGTGATCGCCGGGGACCGCACCGCGACCGGCGTGGGCGGCGGCATCTGCCAGGTGAGCAGCACCGTGTTCCGCGCCCTGTACGGCGCCGGACTGCCCATCGTGGAGCGCCGCAACCACTCGTACCAGGTGCACTACTACGACCCGCAGGGCATGGACGCCACCATCTACCAGCCGAGCCAGGACCTGCGCTTCGCCAACGACACGGGCGGCGCCCTGTGGTTCCAGACCGACTGGGACGACGCGCACGCCCGCCTCACCGTCAACGTGTTCGGCGCGCCGCGCGACTACACCGTGAGTGTCGCGCGGCCCGTCACGCTCAGCACCACGCCCTCCCCCGCCGACCGCCTCATCCCCGACCCGACCCTGCCGGCCGGACAGCGCCGTCAGGTGGACTGGGCCGCGCCCGGCGCGCAGATCCGCGTGACGCGCAGCTTCCTGCGGGACGGCAAGGTCTTCAGGACCGACACCATGAACAGCACCTACGTCCCCTGGCCGAACATCTACATGGTCGGCACCCGCAAGTAA